A stretch of Nitrospirota bacterium DNA encodes these proteins:
- a CDS encoding c-type cytochrome, whose product MMWLLSMVLGMTMLVSCAGETARVQTEEFHGADRTESAAIEFAPPSPETIPGSQLGEQIRLGYEIIVHTQEYGRPYVGNRLNCTNCHLDGGLNPNAASFVGLTSVYPLYRPRNAKVNTLADRVNECFERSLNGRALPPDSSKMQAIVAYITWLSEGVPQGATIPWRGLQHIDSRRALDPANGKKIFANKCAFCHGSDGLGTMSGPPVWGPKSYNIAAGMARVSVAAAFIKSNMPRTQGWTLSDDDAYDVAAFINAQPRPDFPDKVHDWPKGGKPADSPY is encoded by the coding sequence ATGATGTGGCTGTTGTCGATGGTTCTCGGGATGACCATGCTCGTGAGCTGTGCCGGCGAGACGGCTCGGGTTCAGACCGAGGAGTTTCACGGGGCAGACCGAACCGAGAGTGCCGCAATCGAGTTCGCTCCGCCCTCTCCGGAGACCATTCCAGGCAGCCAACTCGGTGAACAGATCAGGCTTGGGTATGAGATTATTGTCCATACGCAGGAATATGGCCGGCCTTATGTTGGCAACCGTCTCAATTGCACCAACTGTCACCTCGATGGCGGACTCAACCCAAATGCAGCGTCATTTGTCGGCCTTACGTCAGTCTATCCCCTCTACCGCCCCCGCAACGCGAAGGTGAATACGCTCGCCGATCGCGTCAACGAATGCTTTGAACGAAGCCTCAATGGGCGAGCCCTTCCGCCGGACAGTTCCAAGATGCAGGCCATCGTGGCCTATATAACCTGGCTTTCTGAGGGAGTACCGCAAGGGGCGACCATTCCCTGGAGGGGTCTCCAGCATATTGACTCACGGCGGGCACTCGATCCAGCCAACGGGAAGAAGATATTTGCGAACAAATGTGCCTTCTGTCACGGCTCCGATGGCCTGGGAACGATGTCGGGGCCGCCGGTTTGGGGACCGAAGTCTTACAACATTGCCGCAGGTATGGCACGGGTGAGCGTTGCCGCCGCCTTCATCAAATCGAACATGCCGCGTACGCAGGGGTGGACCCTGTCGGACGACGATGCCTACGACGTCGCCGCGTTTATCAACGCGCAACCGCGGCCGGATTTTCCCGACAAAGTGCATGATTGGCCGAAGGGTGGTAAGCCTGCCGATTCGCCGTATTAG
- a CDS encoding OsmC family protein, producing MKLTAAYHGGTRYDITSGTHRIVTDQPADDGGQDAGMSPVELFVGSVASCVGYFVGQFCARHDIPRDGLRVDAEWTMAEGPHRVGAIALAIHLPHRLPPELKERLLKVAHGCTVHQSLTVVPNVAITLNPHSHVGNNPTGGTITP from the coding sequence ATGAAACTCACAGCCGCATACCATGGCGGGACGCGCTACGACATCACGAGCGGCACACATCGCATTGTCACGGATCAACCGGCAGACGACGGAGGGCAGGATGCCGGGATGAGTCCGGTCGAACTGTTTGTTGGCTCGGTGGCCAGTTGCGTCGGGTATTTTGTCGGGCAGTTTTGCGCGCGCCACGATATCCCTCGGGACGGACTGAGGGTCGATGCCGAGTGGACGATGGCCGAAGGCCCGCATCGAGTCGGCGCCATCGCCCTGGCGATCCATCTTCCTCATCGCCTGCCGCCGGAGCTCAAAGAACGTTTGTTGAAAGTCGCGCATGGCTGCACCGTCCATCAGTCGCTGACGGTTGTGCCGAACGTGGCGATTACGCTGAATCCTCACAGCCATGTCGGGAACAATCCAACAGGAGGAACGATCACCCCATGA
- a CDS encoding sulfite oxidase, with protein sequence MTISRRVLLERLLQGLGVAAIVNQHVSVAQAAGEELTRNESGPLTVRVTRPFDAETPVHEFKPFLTPNHRFFVRSHFGPPQPEAISEANWRLRVGGLVERSQEFTLKDLRQMDAVTITAVVQCSGNGRAFHRPKVPGVQWERGAVGNAEWTGVRLRDLLAKAGVQAGARHVQLQGADRPVVASVPLFTRSIPLEKALHPDTILAYEMNGRPLPLLHGAPLRVITPGWMADSCMKWLTEITVQAEESKGYYMQVAYRVPTQPVESGTTPNVPSTPVEAMVVKSLIAAPQEGETVKSGPVTIQGMAWSGEAKVVKVEVSFDEGKTWESARLVGEDHPYAWRQWQLVWKAKTAGTFTILCRATDARGEQQPATTPWNPSGFLWNGWDRVSVTVTV encoded by the coding sequence ATGACCATCTCGCGGCGTGTATTACTCGAACGGCTGCTGCAAGGGCTCGGAGTTGCGGCAATCGTCAATCAGCATGTTTCCGTTGCGCAGGCAGCCGGGGAAGAGTTGACCCGGAACGAGTCGGGGCCGTTGACGGTCCGGGTGACCAGGCCCTTCGATGCCGAAACGCCGGTGCACGAATTCAAACCGTTCCTGACACCCAACCATCGCTTCTTCGTGCGGAGTCATTTCGGCCCACCACAGCCTGAGGCCATCTCTGAGGCCAATTGGAGACTTCGCGTCGGTGGCCTGGTTGAACGATCGCAGGAATTTACGCTGAAAGACCTGCGTCAGATGGACGCCGTGACCATTACCGCTGTGGTCCAATGCAGCGGCAACGGTCGGGCATTTCACCGGCCCAAGGTCCCTGGCGTCCAATGGGAACGGGGTGCGGTCGGGAACGCAGAATGGACTGGGGTGCGGCTGCGGGATCTCTTGGCGAAGGCCGGGGTTCAAGCCGGGGCTCGTCACGTGCAGCTCCAAGGAGCGGATCGGCCTGTCGTGGCCTCGGTGCCCTTGTTTACTAGGAGTATTCCTCTGGAGAAAGCCCTCCATCCAGATACGATTCTCGCCTATGAAATGAACGGGCGTCCCTTGCCGCTCTTGCATGGCGCGCCATTACGAGTGATCACGCCGGGCTGGATGGCGGACTCCTGCATGAAGTGGCTGACGGAGATCACGGTGCAGGCGGAGGAGTCGAAGGGCTACTACATGCAGGTGGCCTATCGCGTGCCGACGCAGCCTGTGGAGTCCGGGACGACCCCGAACGTTCCCTCGACCCCCGTGGAAGCGATGGTGGTGAAGTCGCTCATCGCCGCGCCGCAAGAGGGTGAGACCGTGAAGTCCGGTCCCGTCACCATTCAAGGCATGGCGTGGAGTGGGGAGGCGAAGGTCGTGAAGGTCGAGGTGTCTTTTGACGAGGGGAAGACGTGGGAGTCGGCGAGGCTGGTAGGGGAAGATCATCCCTACGCGTGGAGACAGTGGCAGTTGGTCTGGAAGGCGAAGACGGCAGGCACGTTCACGATTCTCTGCCGTGCGACTGACGCCCGTGGGGAGCAGCAGCCGGCCACGACTCCCTGGAATCCGAGCGGATTTTTATGGAATGGGTGGGATCGTGTATCGGTGACGGTGACGGTATGA
- a CDS encoding c-type cytochrome translates to MSVKRETVGVRREKGLAIGLLFFGGLLVLAMTTAAQEDDLAMVSVALAPRAEGLIIARCSVCHSPDLVAQQRLPRARWEATVEKMKHWGAEVSDDEADLLVRYLSARYHPGAPDRLPPLDSDVRKAEPLTQDSVAEGPVTGVATRGTGIFEHNCQACHGTGATGGMGPKLAKNPILKHEDLFWETVLHGRGPMPAWGSVLSHQEIADVHAWLLSK, encoded by the coding sequence ATGAGTGTGAAACGTGAGACGGTAGGCGTGAGGCGAGAGAAGGGGCTGGCCATCGGCTTGCTTTTCTTCGGTGGTCTTCTGGTCCTTGCGATGACAACAGCGGCGCAGGAGGACGATTTGGCCATGGTGAGTGTTGCGCTGGCACCCCGTGCAGAGGGATTGATCATCGCGCGTTGTTCCGTCTGCCACAGTCCTGATCTCGTTGCCCAGCAGCGGTTGCCTCGCGCACGATGGGAAGCCACGGTCGAGAAAATGAAACATTGGGGCGCGGAGGTCTCCGACGACGAGGCGGATCTGCTCGTGCGGTATCTGTCGGCGCGGTATCACCCTGGTGCGCCGGATCGCCTGCCGCCGCTCGATAGCGACGTGAGGAAGGCTGAGCCGCTCACGCAGGACTCGGTGGCCGAAGGTCCGGTGACGGGAGTCGCCACCAGGGGCACCGGCATCTTTGAACATAATTGCCAGGCCTGTCATGGGACCGGCGCCACGGGCGGGATGGGCCCGAAGCTGGCAAAGAATCCGATTCTGAAACACGAGGACCTGTTTTGGGAGACGGTTCTGCATGGACGGGGGCCGATGCCGGCCTGGGGTTCGGTGCTGAGTCATCAAGAGATTGCCGATGTGCATGCATGGTTGTTGTCGAAGTAA
- a CDS encoding c-type cytochrome — MNLRKGIVIGGALLALVGLMSTPRLLFGSDQPRAKELIQQACVQCHRLEGQAESRFNLRAPDLIWAGSKYNRAWLIRWLTGKEAPLYVKGYRWDLSEGAMKHPVVTETEANAIADYFDKNNKDPRVKVGAFDVSKVSKYEVAFGGMAYKAHACLGCHTIEENGKLIGGQQSIALEKAGQRYNMDWLFRFGQNPQDFIIHTGEFVADATEPQLRAVIGFLAAQGVPDFKYYEPWTAPEFGKASAGRGKVIYKEYCMQCHGAAGKGDGPAAATIEPKPAIHANINFSEVPTEYLYNMINHGGAAMGKSANMPYWGLTIGQQGVADVMAYLKANFKGPK; from the coding sequence ATGAATCTGCGGAAAGGGATTGTCATTGGCGGTGCGCTGTTGGCGTTGGTGGGACTGATGTCCACACCGCGGTTGCTCTTCGGGAGCGACCAGCCCCGCGCGAAGGAACTGATCCAGCAGGCCTGTGTCCAATGCCATCGCCTTGAAGGGCAAGCCGAGTCGCGATTCAACCTGCGTGCACCGGATCTTATTTGGGCCGGGAGCAAGTATAACCGCGCATGGCTGATTCGATGGCTCACAGGGAAAGAAGCGCCGCTCTATGTGAAAGGCTATCGCTGGGATCTCAGTGAAGGGGCGATGAAGCATCCGGTGGTCACCGAGACCGAGGCGAATGCGATTGCCGACTATTTCGACAAGAACAACAAAGATCCGCGGGTGAAAGTCGGGGCGTTCGATGTGTCAAAAGTCTCCAAGTATGAGGTGGCGTTCGGCGGCATGGCCTATAAGGCGCACGCCTGTCTCGGCTGTCATACGATCGAGGAAAACGGAAAACTCATCGGCGGGCAGCAAAGCATCGCGTTGGAGAAAGCCGGTCAGCGGTACAACATGGACTGGCTGTTCCGCTTCGGTCAGAACCCGCAAGATTTCATCATCCACACGGGCGAATTTGTGGCGGATGCTACGGAGCCGCAATTGCGCGCGGTGATCGGGTTCCTGGCAGCACAAGGCGTGCCGGACTTCAAATACTATGAGCCCTGGACGGCTCCGGAGTTCGGGAAGGCCAGTGCCGGGCGCGGAAAAGTGATTTACAAAGAGTACTGCATGCAGTGCCACGGGGCTGCCGGAAAAGGGGATGGACCGGCTGCGGCCACGATCGAACCGAAGCCGGCGATCCATGCCAACATCAACTTCAGCGAGGTGCCGACAGAATATCTCTACAATATGATCAATCATGGCGGCGCGGCGATGGGCAAGTCAGCCAATATGCCCTACTGGGGGCTGACCATCGGGCAGCAGGGCGTGGCTGACGTGATGGCCTATCTCAAAGCGAACTTCAAGGGCCCGAAGTAG